The window CGGGTCCGGCGCGCTACTGGCGCGCGCCCGGAGGGCTCGTGGGCTTCATCTCTCCCCTCACCCAGAACTTCTGCGGCGGCTGCAACCGCGTGCGCGTGGCCTCCAATGGAGACCTGCGCAGCTGCCTCGGGGGCCGCGCCCAGGCGCCCCTGCATACCCTCATCCGCGGCGGGGCCACCGACGAGGAGCTCGCCCTGGCCATCCGCCGGGCGCTCGGCGACAAGCCCGAGGGCCACCGCTTCACCGAGCCCGGCGCGGCGGCCAGCCTGCTGCCGATGATGGGCATCGGCGGCTGAGCGCTACTTCACCAGCCGGACGGTGGCCGGGTAGCGGTACATCTCGCCATTGTTGGCCTTGATGCCCGCGAGGATCGTCAGCACCAGCGCGACCAGCGCGACGAGCGGCGCCAGCACGAACCCCACCAGGCAGAACATGCTCGCCAAGGCGATCCACAGGGCCACCGTGACGGTGATCTGGAAGTTGAGCGCCTCCTTCGCGTGCTGCTCCACCCAGGCGGACTCCTTGCCCTTGGTGAGCATCACGATGAGCGGCCCGAGGAACGAGAAGCCAAACAGGCCCGCGATCAGCGCGCTCAGGTGCGCCAGCATTCCCCACGTCTTCTCGTCCGCCGTCGGCGACGGTGATCCGGTGATGAACCCCCCGCGATTCTGCGTTTCCATTTCGGATTCCCTCTGAAGTTCGGACGGACGCGGTCGCGCGCCCGTCAACCCTCTCATTCTGTCATCTTCGGGACAAAAGTCACGAGGTTGGCGTCTCCTGGAGGGACGCGACTTCAAAGGTCGGGAGGACTCAGCGGTACACCTCGCCGCCGGCCTTCTTGAACTCCTCGCTCTTCTCCGCCATGCCGGCCTCCAGGGCGTGCTGCTCGCTCGCGCCCACCTTCTGGGCGTAGTCGCGCACGTCCTGGGTGATCTTCATCGAGCAGAACTGGGGGCCGCACATCGAACAGAAGTGGGCCACCTTGGCACCCTCCGCGGGAAGGGTCTCGTCGTGGAAGGCACGCGCCCGCTCGGGATCCAGGGAGAGGTTGAACTGGTCCTCCCAGCGGAACTCGAAGCGCGCCTTGGACAGGGCGTTGTCGCGTGCCTGGGCGCCGGGGTGGCCCTTGGCGAGATCCGCGGCGTGCGCGGCGATCTTGTAGGTGATGACGCCCTCCTTCACGTCCTCCCGGTTGGGCAGGCCCAGGTGCTCCTTGGGCGTGACGTAGCAGAGCATCGCCGTGCCGAACCAACCGATCATCGCCGCACCGATGCCGCTGGTGAAGTGGTCATACCCCGGCGCGATGTCCGTGGTGAGCGGCCCCAGCGTGTAGAAGGGCGCCTCGCCACACACCGCGAGCTGCTTCGTCATGTTCTCCTGGATGAGGTGCATGGGCACATGGCCCGGCCCCTCGATCATCACCTGCACGTCGTGCTTCCAGGCCACCTGAGTCAGCTCGCCCAGCGTCTCCAGCTCGCCGAACTGCGCCGCGTCGTTGGCGTCCGCGATGGAGCCCGGCCGCAGCCCGTCTCCCAGGCTGAAGCTCACGTCGTACGCCTTGAGGATCTCGCAGATCTCCTCGAAGTGCGTGTAGAGGAAGTTCTCCTGGTGGTGCGCCAGGCACCACTTCGCCAGGATGGAGCCACCCCGGCTGACGATGCCGGTGAGGCGTCTGGCCGTGAGCGGGATGTAGCGCAGGCGCACGCCCGCGTGGATGGTGAAGTAGTCCACCCCCTGCTCACACTGCTCGATGAGCGTGTCGCGGTAGAGCGCCCAGGTGAGCTCCTCGGCCTTGCCGCCCACTTTCTCCAGCGCCTGGTAGATGGGCACGGTGCCGATGGGCACCGGGGCGTTGCGGAGGATCCACTCGCGCGTCTCGTGGATGTCGCGGCCGGTGGACAGGTCCATCACCGTGTCCGCGCCCCAGCGGATGCTCCACACCATCTTCTCCACCTCCTCCTCGATGGAGGAGCTGACGGCGGAGTTGCCGATGTTGGCGTTGATCTTCACCAGGAAGTTGCGGCCGATGATCATCGGCTCCAGCTCCGGGTGGTTGATGTTGGCGGGGATGATGGCCCGGCCCCGCGCCACCTCGTCCCGGACGAACTCGGGGGTGATGTCGCGGGGAATGGCGGCGCCCCAGGAGTGGCCCGGGTGCTGGTGCGCCAGTTCCGCCGCGGCCTGGCGCTTGAGGTTCTCGCGCAGGGCCACGAACTCCATCTCCGGGGTGATGAGGCCCCGGCGCGCGTAGTGCAGTTGGGTGACATTGGCGCCCGCCTTCGCCACCCGAGGCGCGCGGCGGTGGGCGAAGCGCAGGCCGGCCAGACGAGGATCCGCCTCACGCACGCGGCCGTACTCGGAGGAGATGCCCGGCAGGGCTCGCGTGTCCCCCCGCCGCTCGATCCACTC is drawn from Cystobacter fuscus DSM 2262 and contains these coding sequences:
- a CDS encoding DUF4870 domain-containing protein; this encodes METQNRGGFITGSPSPTADEKTWGMLAHLSALIAGLFGFSFLGPLIVMLTKGKESAWVEQHAKEALNFQITVTVALWIALASMFCLVGFVLAPLVALVALVLTILAGIKANNGEMYRYPATVRLVK
- the thiC gene encoding phosphomethylpyrimidine synthase ThiC, with translation MSGASKSLKVDGAVLQGITRGPLPASRKVYVSGVLNPELRVPFREISQTPTRHGHGPDAKQTPNPSVFVYDSSGPYTDPEAAIDLRRGLPPVRAEWIERRGDTRALPGISSEYGRVREADPRLAGLRFAHRRAPRVAKAGANVTQLHYARRGLITPEMEFVALRENLKRQAAAELAHQHPGHSWGAAIPRDITPEFVRDEVARGRAIIPANINHPELEPMIIGRNFLVKINANIGNSAVSSSIEEEVEKMVWSIRWGADTVMDLSTGRDIHETREWILRNAPVPIGTVPIYQALEKVGGKAEELTWALYRDTLIEQCEQGVDYFTIHAGVRLRYIPLTARRLTGIVSRGGSILAKWCLAHHQENFLYTHFEEICEILKAYDVSFSLGDGLRPGSIADANDAAQFGELETLGELTQVAWKHDVQVMIEGPGHVPMHLIQENMTKQLAVCGEAPFYTLGPLTTDIAPGYDHFTSGIGAAMIGWFGTAMLCYVTPKEHLGLPNREDVKEGVITYKIAAHAADLAKGHPGAQARDNALSKARFEFRWEDQFNLSLDPERARAFHDETLPAEGAKVAHFCSMCGPQFCSMKITQDVRDYAQKVGASEQHALEAGMAEKSEEFKKAGGEVYR